In Flavivirga abyssicola, the following are encoded in one genomic region:
- a CDS encoding carboxymuconolactone decarboxylase family protein, whose product MERISYADIPEGMFENLRVIEDFLNNSPLDNKLMELVKLRVSQKNGCAYCVDMHYKELKHTGETELRLSSLCVWEETPYFSTKERIVLKFAETLTKINRAPIPEDVYTPLLDYFNKNEVCYLTLAITQINTWNRLMKVFLFTPGNYKVGDQ is encoded by the coding sequence ATGGAACGAATTTCTTATGCAGATATTCCCGAGGGAATGTTCGAAAACTTAAGAGTTATAGAAGATTTTTTAAACAATTCACCATTAGACAATAAGCTCATGGAGCTTGTAAAACTTAGAGTTTCCCAAAAAAATGGTTGTGCTTATTGTGTAGATATGCATTACAAAGAATTAAAGCATACCGGCGAAACAGAATTGCGTTTGTCATCTTTATGCGTATGGGAAGAAACCCCATATTTTTCTACTAAAGAAAGAATAGTATTAAAATTTGCAGAGACACTTACAAAAATAAATAGAGCACCAATACCCGAAGACGTTTATACGCCTTTATTAGACTATTTTAACAAAAATGAGGTATGCTATCTAACTCTGGCAATAACACAGATAAACACATGGAATAGGCTTATGAAAGTGTTTCTGTTTACTCCTGGAAATTATAAAGTAGGAGACCAATAA
- a CDS encoding LETM1-related biofilm-associated protein: MNPSAQGWIKKLLKEIEKKDIIFNFSEETFYNALRNCGFIYGSNLDIVGSIIDKKDLTEDELCKANLLLTLFHTHSNSKSKIPFIDSVINFYTDINELKISFFQELLGGKKSSEQLEKIIHKRVQIDANVLTKNFNYFIINALLFIDALAYQEFLKSNTISIDYIRNLEAAIETISLDVLNSKITKNQYDESLIKLFESSLRFKDNIHVNYKKSIEIIKTKQEKYYVLDLACMATWGDRTIDDNEQQFLFQLGTDLSLHTSRISQSIDTVNHFYNTNKDNIALLSSKNIVQSFYNNSSKMVNKLITRNSKRLYQELKDSKELMILLSQSTVRDLTNEEQKKVQEQLLDIFKSIPSLAIFMLPGGALLLPLVVKFIPKLLPSAFDDNRIDD; encoded by the coding sequence ATGAATCCGTCTGCTCAAGGTTGGATAAAAAAGCTACTAAAGGAGATTGAAAAAAAGGATATCATCTTTAATTTCAGTGAAGAAACCTTTTATAATGCCTTAAGGAATTGTGGTTTTATATATGGAAGTAATTTAGATATTGTTGGGAGTATTATTGATAAAAAAGACCTTACAGAAGATGAACTTTGTAAAGCAAATTTACTTTTAACGTTATTTCACACTCATAGTAATTCAAAGTCTAAAATACCATTTATTGACAGTGTTATAAACTTTTATACAGATATAAATGAGCTTAAAATTTCATTCTTTCAAGAATTATTAGGCGGTAAAAAATCTAGCGAACAACTCGAAAAAATAATTCATAAACGCGTACAAATAGATGCTAATGTACTTACCAAGAATTTTAATTATTTTATTATAAATGCTTTACTTTTTATTGATGCCTTGGCTTACCAAGAGTTTTTAAAGAGCAATACCATTTCAATTGATTATATAAGGAATTTAGAAGCAGCCATAGAGACTATTTCTTTAGATGTTTTAAACTCTAAAATTACAAAAAACCAATACGATGAAAGTTTAATAAAACTCTTTGAATCTTCCTTACGATTTAAAGATAACATTCATGTAAACTATAAAAAGTCTATTGAAATTATTAAAACGAAACAAGAAAAGTATTATGTTTTAGACTTAGCCTGTATGGCTACCTGGGGAGATAGAACTATTGATGATAACGAACAACAATTCTTATTTCAATTAGGTACCGATTTAAGCCTTCACACATCACGTATTAGCCAATCTATAGATACTGTAAATCATTTTTATAACACCAATAAAGACAATATAGCACTTTTAAGTTCTAAAAATATTGTACAGAGTTTTTACAATAACTCCAGTAAAATGGTCAATAAATTAATTACGAGAAATAGTAAACGTCTGTATCAAGAACTTAAAGACAGTAAAGAACTTATGATTTTATTGTCACAATCTACTGTTCGGGATTTAACCAACGAGGAACAAAAAAAAGTACAAGAACAATTGTTGGACATTTTTAAATCCATTCCTAGTCTTGCCATATTTATGCTTCCTGGAGGCGCATTATTACTACCGTTGGTTGTCAAATTTATTCCAAAATTATTGCCTTCTGCTTTTGATGATAATAGGATAGACGATTAA
- a CDS encoding T9SS-dependent choice-of-anchor J family protein: MNIFISNLKFLLLSVFLSISYYTSGQNKLESSCGTVTTPESLEYINSIKPQIKKHEQEFIAYKSNKSNSHKIVNSIPIKAHIIRSSNGTGGLNISDLNDAIDNLNDIYAGAYMEFFLCDGINYIDDDAFCHFKKGNESDLKATNYTAGLINIYFTDYLENTSEESICGYSNNVGRNDDIIVMKNSCATNNSSLPHELGHFFSLVHTHGPDNSKMTSELVDGSNCDTDGDGICDTPADPMLSSNTINNFCEFTGIETDANGHTFNPDTGNMMSYSRKSCRNHFTDQQLARMYAFYQTTKNYLACPSFNANFVADTSVTCEETLTVNFKNNCSNITNWQWDVDSDGVIDYTNQNPSHTYNAGIYDVTLTVSNKSKTIKKTFSKFIKVGTKINPLQESFDDFEIAGDHGWTTIDASKNGYNWYSNTGQTTTKGTGPLNDNISNNNIGKYIYAEASGAKLGDVAEFISPCINITTSNTKLEFSYHMFGKDIGALHVDIKTNSGYINDVIPALYGNQQANQNAPFLKQTVNLSSYEDQTIKIRFRAVRGAGWNGDIAIDNIFIKGYEEKEQTIPNTIANIKAYPNPITSNSLYIKTTNTEDILKYQISNLFGQVFLSGTLTNQPINVSDLASGTYFLTLTSKNSRIVKKIVK, encoded by the coding sequence ATGAATATTTTTATTTCTAACCTAAAATTTTTACTTCTCTCGGTATTTTTATCGATATCTTATTATACTTCAGGTCAAAATAAATTAGAGTCTAGTTGTGGCACGGTCACCACTCCAGAATCTCTTGAATACATTAATAGTATAAAGCCACAAATTAAAAAACATGAGCAAGAGTTTATTGCTTATAAATCTAATAAAAGTAATTCCCATAAAATAGTTAATTCCATTCCTATTAAAGCTCATATTATCAGGTCTTCTAATGGAACCGGTGGACTTAATATTTCGGATCTTAATGATGCTATTGATAACCTTAATGATATTTATGCAGGTGCTTACATGGAATTTTTCTTATGCGATGGTATTAATTATATAGATGACGATGCGTTTTGTCATTTTAAAAAAGGAAATGAAAGTGATTTAAAAGCAACAAACTATACTGCTGGTTTAATAAATATTTATTTTACTGATTATTTAGAAAATACTTCTGAAGAAAGTATTTGCGGGTATAGCAATAATGTGGGAAGAAACGATGATATTATTGTTATGAAAAATAGCTGTGCGACTAATAATTCTTCCCTGCCTCACGAGTTAGGACATTTTTTCTCTTTAGTGCATACTCATGGACCAGATAATAGTAAAATGACTTCTGAATTAGTAGATGGTAGCAACTGCGACACAGATGGAGATGGTATTTGCGACACACCTGCAGACCCTATGCTTTCCTCTAATACTATCAATAACTTTTGTGAGTTTACAGGCATAGAAACAGATGCTAACGGACATACATTCAATCCAGATACAGGCAATATGATGTCTTATTCCAGAAAGTCATGTAGAAATCATTTTACAGATCAGCAGCTAGCTAGAATGTATGCTTTTTACCAAACCACAAAAAATTATTTAGCCTGTCCATCGTTTAATGCTAATTTCGTTGCTGATACTAGTGTAACCTGTGAGGAAACATTAACTGTAAACTTTAAAAATAATTGCTCTAATATTACCAATTGGCAATGGGACGTAGACTCAGATGGTGTTATTGACTATACCAATCAAAACCCTTCACACACCTATAATGCTGGTATATATGATGTAACGCTTACTGTTTCTAATAAATCTAAAACTATAAAGAAAACATTTTCTAAATTCATAAAAGTTGGTACAAAAATCAATCCTCTTCAAGAAAGCTTTGATGATTTTGAAATTGCAGGAGATCATGGTTGGACAACAATTGATGCTTCAAAAAATGGTTATAATTGGTACTCCAATACAGGACAAACAACAACTAAAGGTACCGGTCCTTTAAATGATAATATATCTAATAACAACATAGGAAAATATATTTATGCTGAAGCTTCTGGAGCAAAACTTGGAGATGTCGCTGAATTCATTTCTCCATGTATTAATATAACGACATCGAATACCAAACTGGAATTTTCATATCATATGTTTGGAAAAGACATAGGCGCATTACACGTAGATATAAAAACGAATAGTGGCTACATTAATGATGTTATACCTGCTCTTTATGGAAATCAACAAGCAAATCAAAATGCCCCGTTTTTAAAGCAAACTGTTAATTTATCGTCTTATGAGGATCAAACCATAAAAATTCGCTTTAGAGCTGTAAGAGGAGCTGGTTGGAACGGTGATATAGCTATTGATAATATCTTTATTAAGGGTTATGAAGAAAAAGAACAGACCATACCCAATACTATAGCAAATATAAAAGCTTATCCAAACCCTATTACAAGCAATTCCCTGTATATCAAAACGACAAATACCGAAGACATTTTAAAATACCAAATTTCTAATTTATTTGGACAAGTATTTTTATCGGGAACATTAACCAATCAGCCTATTAATGTTAGCGATTTGGCTTCTGGCACTTACTTCCTAACCCTTACCAGTAAAAATTCAAGAATCGTTAAGAAGATTGTTAAATAA
- the pepT gene encoding peptidase T has translation MISKENIIKRFVSYVTIDTESDPASKTTPSTKKQWDLANKLAEELKSIGMTDVSIDKNAYIMATLPSNVDHDVPTIGFISHFDTSPDFTGANVKPQIVENYNGHDIVLNEAENIVLSPDYFEDLLLYKGQTLITTDGTTLLGADDKAGICEIVSAMEYLVNHPEIKHGKIRVGFTPDEEIGRGAHKFDVEKFGADWAYTMDGSQIGELEYENFNAARAVVKIKGKIVHPGYAKGKMINSMYIAQEFINSLPRLETPEHTEGYQGFFHLHNIKGNVEETVLEYIIRDHDRGHFEARKEVMQKLTNELNSQYERQVVTTEIKDQYFNMKEKVEPVMHIVDIAEKAMRQLGIKPLIKAIRGGTDGSQLSYMGLPCPNIFAGGHNFHGRYEYVPVESMIKATEVICKIAELTALEE, from the coding sequence ATGATTTCAAAAGAAAACATCATAAAACGATTCGTAAGTTACGTTACTATTGATACAGAATCCGATCCAGCGTCTAAAACAACACCTAGTACAAAAAAGCAATGGGATTTGGCTAATAAACTAGCCGAAGAGCTTAAAAGTATTGGGATGACAGATGTTAGCATTGATAAGAATGCCTATATTATGGCGACTCTACCAAGTAATGTAGATCATGATGTTCCTACTATTGGATTCATTTCTCATTTTGATACCTCTCCAGATTTTACAGGAGCTAACGTAAAGCCACAAATTGTTGAAAATTATAATGGCCATGATATTGTTTTAAATGAAGCTGAAAACATTGTATTATCTCCAGATTATTTTGAAGATTTACTGTTATATAAAGGTCAAACTTTAATAACAACAGACGGCACTACGCTTTTAGGAGCAGATGATAAAGCTGGGATTTGCGAAATCGTTTCTGCTATGGAATATTTAGTAAATCATCCAGAAATTAAACACGGAAAAATAAGAGTTGGTTTTACTCCCGATGAGGAAATAGGTCGAGGCGCACACAAATTTGATGTTGAAAAATTTGGTGCAGATTGGGCTTATACCATGGATGGAAGTCAAATAGGTGAATTAGAATACGAAAACTTTAATGCAGCCAGAGCTGTAGTAAAAATAAAAGGTAAAATTGTACATCCAGGATATGCTAAAGGTAAAATGATAAATTCTATGTACATCGCGCAAGAGTTTATTAATTCGCTGCCACGACTAGAAACTCCGGAGCATACAGAAGGCTATCAAGGTTTTTTTCATTTGCACAACATCAAAGGAAATGTTGAGGAAACTGTTTTAGAATATATTATTCGCGACCATGATAGAGGGCATTTTGAAGCTCGTAAAGAAGTCATGCAGAAACTAACAAACGAATTAAACTCACAATACGAACGCCAAGTTGTTACTACTGAAATTAAGGATCAGTATTTTAATATGAAAGAAAAAGTCGAACCCGTGATGCATATTGTAGATATTGCAGAAAAAGCGATGAGACAACTCGGTATTAAACCACTCATTAAAGCTATTCGTGGTGGTACTGATGGCTCTCAATTAAGCTATATGGGTTTACCTTGCCCTAATATATTTGCTGGTGGACATAACTTTCATGGCCGTTATGAATATGTTCCCGTTGAAAGTATGATTAAAGCAACAGAAGTGATTTGTAAGATTGCCGAGTTAACGGCTTTAGAAGAGTAA
- a CDS encoding RNA polymerase sigma factor, whose translation MNSESENSKKLNDFFGREYRSLKIYVNNRIKDTASRNAEDIIQDVALKLFSGADRYAPINNVAGFVYRSIRNKIIDIMRTTKQTEQIEIDSEFSNLAEMIHQSTDNHTSEEMIPLLKKSIKQLKPGYRDIIIAVDFEGYTYKEISKETGIPEGTLMSRRHRAIGMLYKKLESEINKYKNDIS comes from the coding sequence ATGAATTCAGAATCAGAAAACAGTAAAAAACTTAATGATTTTTTTGGTAGAGAATACCGGTCTCTGAAGATTTATGTGAATAACAGAATAAAGGATACTGCCAGTCGAAATGCTGAAGATATTATTCAGGATGTGGCTTTAAAGCTATTCTCCGGAGCAGATAGGTATGCACCTATCAATAATGTAGCTGGTTTTGTTTATAGGTCAATTAGAAATAAAATAATTGATATTATGCGAACAACGAAACAAACAGAGCAAATAGAGATTGATAGTGAGTTTTCAAATCTGGCAGAAATGATTCATCAATCGACCGATAATCATACTTCAGAGGAAATGATTCCTCTTTTAAAAAAGAGTATTAAACAACTTAAGCCAGGATATAGAGATATTATTATAGCGGTAGATTTTGAAGGTTATACATATAAAGAAATTTCTAAAGAAACCGGAATTCCAGAAGGCACACTCATGTCCCGAAGGCATAGAGCCATAGGCATGTTATATAAAAAATTAGAATCAGAAATTAATAAATATAAAAACGACATATCATGA
- a CDS encoding quinone-dependent dihydroorotate dehydrogenase → MYKLFLRPLFFLFDPEKIHYFTFSLIKFTSKIPGIKAVFRSLYVVKGAKLKRNLFGLTFKNPVGLAAGFDKNAVLYNELADFGFGFIEIGTVTPKGQAGNPKKRLFRLKGDQGIINRMGFNNEGLEAAIFQLKKNKGKLIIGGNIGKNTSTKPEDYTKDYLECFNALHPYVDYFVLNVSCPNVGSHAKLNDKDYLEELIGAVQNANKTFEKQKPILLKIAPDLNEGQLDEIVALVAETKLDGVIASNTSMDRSHLKASKEMLESIGHGGLSGQPIKDKSTKVIKYLSDKSHKSFPIIGVGGIHSAEDALEKIDAGADLVQIYTGFIYEGPSLIKQINKALLKRA, encoded by the coding sequence ATGTACAAATTATTCCTTCGCCCTCTTTTTTTTCTGTTCGACCCTGAAAAGATTCATTATTTTACATTTTCGCTGATAAAATTTACGTCTAAGATTCCTGGGATTAAAGCTGTTTTTAGAAGTTTATATGTGGTTAAGGGGGCAAAATTAAAACGAAATTTGTTCGGGTTAACTTTTAAAAACCCCGTAGGTTTAGCAGCTGGTTTTGATAAAAATGCTGTACTGTACAATGAATTAGCAGATTTCGGTTTTGGATTTATTGAGATAGGCACGGTAACCCCTAAAGGACAAGCAGGAAACCCTAAGAAAAGATTATTTAGGCTTAAAGGCGATCAGGGCATTATTAACCGAATGGGGTTTAATAATGAAGGACTAGAAGCGGCTATTTTTCAATTAAAAAAGAATAAAGGGAAGCTGATTATTGGTGGTAATATTGGGAAAAACACTAGTACAAAACCAGAAGATTACACCAAAGATTACCTAGAGTGTTTTAATGCATTACATCCGTATGTTGATTATTTTGTGCTTAATGTTAGTTGTCCTAATGTAGGCAGTCATGCTAAATTAAATGATAAAGATTATTTAGAAGAACTGATAGGGGCTGTTCAAAATGCAAATAAAACATTTGAAAAGCAAAAACCAATCCTTCTTAAAATAGCACCTGATTTAAATGAAGGACAATTAGATGAAATTGTAGCACTTGTTGCAGAAACAAAGTTAGACGGTGTTATTGCAAGTAATACGTCTATGGATAGAAGTCATTTAAAAGCTTCAAAAGAAATGCTAGAAAGTATAGGTCATGGTGGTTTAAGCGGACAACCTATAAAGGATAAAAGCACAAAGGTTATAAAATATTTATCTGATAAAAGCCATAAATCATTTCCAATAATTGGAGTAGGTGGCATACATTCTGCAGAGGATGCTCTTGAAAAAATAGATGCTGGAGCAGATTTAGTGCAGATCTATACAGGGTTTATTTATGAAGGGCCAAGTCTTATAAAACAGATTAATAAAGCTTTGCTTAAAAGGGCGTAG
- the lpxD gene encoding UDP-3-O-(3-hydroxymyristoyl)glucosamine N-acyltransferase: MTSYTIKEINDILKGELIGNTTQSINGPEQLQHANNNHITFIGSTKYVKHWADSKACAAVVNDNLNVEPGDNRALIKVKNADLAMAKILELFNPPAPEFETDIHPTAVIHKTAKIGEGCKIGANCYVGKNVELGNGVILYPNVCVFDETTIGNNTIAWSGTVIRERCIIGSHCIFHTNVSIGADGFGYRPSDDGRGLVKIPQIGNVIIGHYVEIGANSCVDRAKFSATIVGDGCKIDNLVQIAHNSVMGRFCIMAGHSGLAGSVTLGDGVIIGGSASIKDHTTIESGATVGAGSGVMNNVKAGETVLGYPAQDARDMLKQWVAMRRLAKK, encoded by the coding sequence ATGACGTCGTACACTATAAAAGAAATTAATGATATTTTAAAAGGAGAATTAATAGGAAACACAACACAATCTATTAATGGTCCTGAACAATTACAACATGCTAATAATAATCATATCACTTTTATAGGAAGTACAAAATATGTTAAGCATTGGGCAGACTCAAAAGCCTGTGCAGCTGTAGTTAATGATAATTTAAATGTAGAACCCGGAGATAATCGCGCATTAATTAAAGTGAAAAATGCTGATTTAGCCATGGCTAAAATTTTAGAACTCTTTAATCCACCAGCACCAGAATTCGAAACAGATATTCATCCCACAGCAGTTATTCATAAAACTGCAAAAATTGGTGAAGGTTGTAAAATTGGTGCTAATTGCTATGTGGGTAAAAATGTAGAGCTTGGTAACGGTGTTATTTTATACCCTAACGTTTGTGTTTTTGATGAAACAACAATTGGTAATAATACCATAGCCTGGTCTGGAACCGTTATTAGAGAACGCTGCATCATAGGAAGCCATTGTATTTTCCATACCAATGTAAGCATTGGTGCTGATGGTTTTGGATATCGCCCCAGTGACGACGGACGTGGACTTGTTAAAATACCACAAATCGGTAATGTTATTATTGGCCATTATGTTGAAATTGGTGCAAATTCCTGTGTAGACCGTGCCAAATTTAGTGCTACTATTGTTGGTGATGGTTGTAAAATAGATAACTTAGTACAAATAGCCCATAATAGTGTTATGGGACGTTTTTGTATCATGGCTGGACATAGTGGACTTGCTGGCTCAGTAACTTTAGGCGATGGTGTTATTATTGGAGGAAGCGCTTCCATTAAAGATCACACAACTATAGAATCTGGCGCTACTGTAGGTGCTGGTTCTGGTGTTATGAACAATGTAAAGGCTGGAGAAACCGTTTTAGGATACCCTGCACAAGATGCCAGAGATATGCTAAAGCAATGGGTTGCCATGCGAAGACTTGCTAAAAAGTAG
- a CDS encoding alpha/beta fold hydrolase, whose amino-acid sequence MNKKIKINGIEISYREAGEQNKETILLLHGFPSSSHMYRDIIELLSGHYHLIAPDYPGFGLSEAPSIDKFEYTFENISKTIEAFIDTLKIPSFYLMMQDYGGPIGFRIASKRPQHIKGLIIQNANMYMEGMGEWAKKIGEYQKANNLEGLNNFKNYLMSLEGIKEQYLSGSKHPEKIDPISYTTDTKFMEKAGINEVQTALFYNYGTNFPKYPEWQNYLKEHQPKTLVVWGENDKFFSNPGGAAYNKDLDNAAIHFFEGGHFMLEEYSDEVAELIKEFIK is encoded by the coding sequence ATGAATAAAAAAATCAAAATAAACGGTATTGAAATATCATATCGCGAAGCAGGAGAACAAAATAAGGAAACCATATTACTTCTTCATGGATTTCCGTCTTCTTCACATATGTACAGAGACATCATAGAACTGCTATCTGGCCATTACCATCTTATTGCTCCAGACTATCCTGGTTTTGGATTAAGTGAAGCGCCATCAATAGATAAGTTTGAATATACATTTGAAAATATAAGTAAGACAATAGAAGCATTTATTGATACCCTTAAAATTCCTTCTTTTTATTTGATGATGCAGGACTATGGAGGACCAATTGGTTTTAGAATAGCCTCAAAAAGACCTCAACATATTAAAGGGCTCATCATCCAAAATGCTAATATGTATATGGAAGGTATGGGTGAATGGGCAAAGAAGATTGGAGAATATCAAAAAGCAAATAACTTAGAAGGGCTTAATAATTTTAAAAATTACTTAATGTCTTTAGAAGGGATAAAAGAACAATATCTATCAGGATCAAAACACCCAGAAAAAATAGACCCTATATCGTATACCACTGATACAAAATTCATGGAAAAAGCAGGGATTAATGAAGTTCAAACAGCTTTATTCTATAATTATGGAACAAACTTTCCTAAATACCCGGAATGGCAGAACTACTTAAAAGAACATCAGCCTAAAACGTTAGTGGTTTGGGGAGAAAATGACAAATTCTTTAGTAATCCTGGAGGAGCAGCTTATAATAAAGATCTAGATAATGCAGCCATACACTTCTTTGAAGGAGGCCATTTTATGTTAGAAGAATATAGCGATGAAGTTGCCGAACTAATTAAAGAATTCATCAAATAA
- a CDS encoding Rrf2 family transcriptional regulator: MIKTKFSVILHIITLLALYKDEWLNSTLIASSLNINPVLVRKELAILKSSGLIESKEGKNGGVKLLKDAKKIQLSEIFAIAKGSDHVLSSLKNVPNPNCRVGKQINKNLGIVLDEIDGAIIEKLSKQSLEEFKNQF, from the coding sequence ATGATTAAAACAAAATTCTCTGTCATATTACATATAATAACACTGTTAGCTTTGTATAAAGATGAATGGCTAAATTCAACCTTAATAGCTAGTAGTCTTAATATTAACCCTGTATTAGTAAGGAAAGAACTCGCTATACTTAAATCAAGTGGGCTTATTGAAAGTAAGGAAGGGAAAAATGGTGGAGTAAAACTATTAAAAGATGCGAAGAAAATACAGTTATCTGAAATATTTGCAATAGCCAAAGGATCAGACCATGTACTATCTTCACTTAAAAATGTACCCAACCCAAACTGTAGAGTAGGAAAACAAATCAATAAAAATTTAGGAATAGTCTTAGACGAAATTGATGGAGCTATAATAGAAAAGTTAAGTAAGCAAAGTCTTGAGGAATTTAAAAATCAATTTTAA
- a CDS encoding DoxX family protein, whose translation MNQNIIKLFLRLAVSLGFLSAVADRFGFWQENVSVWGNWQSFLDYTQLINPFIPKSLIPFLGITATVAEIIFALCLLIGFKTETFAKLSGILLLIFAFAMCFSTGIKGVFDFSVLSASTAAFALSSMKEKHLEIDLFFNKTSL comes from the coding sequence ATGAATCAAAATATCATTAAATTATTTCTAAGATTAGCAGTTAGTTTAGGGTTTCTTTCAGCCGTGGCAGATCGATTCGGGTTTTGGCAAGAAAACGTATCTGTCTGGGGAAACTGGCAATCTTTTTTAGACTACACGCAACTTATCAATCCATTCATACCAAAATCACTTATTCCTTTTTTAGGAATAACGGCTACTGTTGCAGAAATCATTTTTGCTCTATGTTTATTAATAGGTTTCAAAACTGAAACGTTTGCTAAATTGAGTGGAATTCTTTTATTAATTTTTGCCTTTGCTATGTGTTTTTCAACGGGGATCAAAGGGGTCTTTGATTTTTCTGTTTTATCAGCCTCTACAGCAGCTTTTGCTTTAAGTTCTATGAAAGAAAAACATCTTGAAATAGATCTCTTTTTTAATAAAACATCTTTATAA
- a CDS encoding Crp/Fnr family transcriptional regulator: protein MKKQLHTYLNRYVSFSEEEVNSFFDYLTVQTFQKKEFILKEGDVCKMKFFITKGLIRIFKIDDKGNENIIHFGIENWWMTNMESFITEQPSLLYIQALEETTVLTINKANLEKAYAVIPKLERLFRIITEKMVIAIERKNEHYLKMNSKERYRGFIDELKDFSQRVPQYMIASYLHITPEYLSELRKTK from the coding sequence ATGAAAAAACAACTTCATACGTATTTAAATCGTTATGTATCCTTTTCTGAAGAAGAAGTAAATTCATTTTTTGATTATCTTACTGTACAAACATTTCAAAAAAAAGAATTCATCTTAAAAGAAGGTGATGTCTGCAAAATGAAGTTCTTTATCACTAAAGGGTTAATACGCATCTTTAAGATTGACGATAAAGGCAATGAGAATATCATCCATTTTGGGATTGAAAATTGGTGGATGACAAACATGGAAAGCTTTATTACCGAGCAACCTTCCCTCTTATATATTCAAGCACTTGAAGAAACGACAGTACTTACTATCAATAAAGCTAATTTAGAAAAAGCGTATGCCGTTATACCAAAACTAGAGCGATTGTTTAGGATTATAACCGAAAAAATGGTTATTGCTATTGAACGCAAAAACGAACATTATCTTAAAATGAATAGTAAAGAACGATACCGAGGATTTATAGATGAGCTTAAGGATTTTTCTCAACGTGTTCCCCAGTACATGATCGCCTCATACCTTCATATTACCCCAGAATATTTGAGCGAACTTAGAAAAACCAAATAA